The Cucumis melo cultivar AY chromosome 6, USDA_Cmelo_AY_1.0, whole genome shotgun sequence genome includes a region encoding these proteins:
- the LOC103493299 gene encoding 60S ribosomal protein L15-2-like yields the protein MGAYKYVSELWRKKQSDVMRFLQRVRCWEYRQHPSIVRVNHPTRPDKARRLGYKAKQGYVVYRVRVRRGGRKRPVPKGIVYGKPTNQGVTQLKFQRSKRSVAEERAGRKLGGLRVLNSYWINEDSTYKYYEVILVDVAHNAIRNDPRIKWICKPVHKHRELRGLTSAGKKYRGLRGKGHLHHKARPSRRATWKRNNTLSLRRYR from the exons ATGG gGGCGTACAAGTACGTGTCAGAGCTATGGAGGAAGAAGCAGTCCGATGTGATGAGGTTTCTACAGAGGGTGAGATGCTGGGAATATCGCCAACATCCATCAATTGTACGTGTCAATCATCCCACTCGCCCAGATAAAGCTCGACGTCTTGGTTACAAGGCCAAGCAG GGTTATGTGGTTTACAGGGTCCGAGTGCGACGTGGTGGTAGGAAGAGGCCTGTTCCGAAGGGTATTGTGTATGGAAAACCAACCAACCAGGGTGTTACCCAATTGAAGTTCCAGCGCAGCAAGCGGTCAGTTGCAGAAGAACGGGCAGGGCGGAAGTTAGGGGGTTTGAGAGTTCTTAATTCATACTGGATAAACGAG GATTCTACCTACAAATACTATGAGGTGATTTTGGTTGATGTTGCCCATAACGCGATTCGCAATGACCCGAGAATCAAGTGGATCTGCAAACCAGTCCACAAACACAGGGAGCTCAGAGGACTCACATCAGCTGGCAAGAAGTACAGGGGTCTTCGAGGAAAAGGGCACTTGCATCACAAAGCCAGGCCTTCCCGCCGAGCAACCTGGAAGAGGAACAACACTCTCTCCCTGCGTCGATATCGTTAA
- the LOC103493408 gene encoding uncharacterized protein LOC103493408 translates to MAVPSQTPAHDYVSANEETLVPEETTMSTKDYVSSLENHTSKPQSTEGPSDSSISMSPPRHVDSSSRPRHSPVRGQRVISTKVGRRKIPLNVPHMPIDGVSFHSEEGAHRWKYVVRCRIADEANIFDQYRSCPIILDLIRNAGLLCTVSEVGPFYPRLIHELIVNLPSVFSDLSAEEFHKVHIRGVCFHISPDYAMSYLTLECLAAELTRGIVPVWPVDGQLPVASLTVKYAILHRIGISNWIPFNHSSTTSTSMGHFVYLVGTGVKVNVGEFIFNHLLHHVDTYVIHIPIFFPRILSSHVREIVAEFYNVPGGTQPLAPNPTVYQPLVMSVSLANRLLHALVAESCSLTRQISDLSDRDQTCCFGCCSP, encoded by the exons ATGGCAGTGCCATCTCAGACTCCTGCTCATG ATTATGTTTCTGCCAACGAAGAAACTCTTGTACCAGAGGAAACCACAATGTCTACTAAGGATTATGTCTCTTCTCTTGAAAATCACACGTCAAAACCGCAATCGACTGAAGGACCAAGTGATTCTTCCATTTCGATGTCACCTCCTAGGCATGTCGACTCTTCCTCTAGACCACGTCACTCTCCTGTCAGAGGACAACGAGTTATATCCACCAAAGTTGGTCGAAGGAAAATACCCCTGAATGTACCCCATATGCCAATCGATGGTGTATCTTTTCATTCAGAAGAAGGGGCGCACAGGTGGAAGTATGTTGTTAGATGTCGAATTGCTGATGAAGCCAATATTTTCGATCAATATAGGTCTTGCCCGATCATTCTTGATTTGATCCGTAATGCTGGTCTTCTTTGTACAGTTTCTGAAGTTGGTCCTTTTTATCCTCGCCTTATCCATGAGCTGATTGTTAACTTACCGTCTGTCTTCAGTGACCTCAGTGCTGAGGAGTTTCACAAAGTCCACATCCGAGGCGTCTGTTTTCATATTTCACCTGACTATGCGATGTCTTATCTGACTCTCGAGTGTCTGGCTGCAGAACTCACTAGAGGCATAGTGCCAGTCTGGCCAGTTGATGGACAGCTTCCGGTTGCTTCATTAACTGTCAAGTATGCCATTCTTCATCGAATTGGTATTTCCAACTGGATTCCCTTCAATCATTCCTCTACCACCTCTACGTCTATGGGCCACTTTGTTTATCTGGTTGGCACTGGAGTCAAGGTCAATGTTGGTGAATTTATCTTTAACCATTTACTGCATCATGTTGATACGTATGTCATTCATATTCCTATCTTCTTTCCACGAATTTTGA GCTCTCACGTTCGAGAAATTGTTGCTGAGTTTTATAATGTGCCTGGAGGGACGCAACCCCTTGCTCCAAATCCTACTGTTTACCAGCCACTTGTTATGTCTGTTTCATTGGCCAATCGTCTGTTGCATGCGTTAGTGGCTGAATCTTGCTCCCTCACTCGTCAGATCAGTGACCTGTCTGATAGAGATCAGACGTGCTGCTTTGGATGTTGTTCTCCATGA